The following is a genomic window from Sciurus carolinensis chromosome 3, mSciCar1.2, whole genome shotgun sequence.
TTGTGTCTAAAATAATGGTGTAGCCTAACTGTTCAAGGGGTGGGAGCCACAATTTTACTTTAGTAGAAGAATCCTTAATTCACCTTAAAGACTTTAACCAAGGTTCCCTAGAACAAAAATGATTAGGCCATTTTGATTCTACCAAGGTTTACATGACTAGAAAACCAAATGACACAGTTATGAGcatagaccttttatttttttcccagatgTTTGACAgtgtaaatatacataaaatacatattaaagttTAGATGCTTTATATTTAGTGCAATAAATCGaagccttaaaaagaaaatgtctcatttaaaaaaaaaaattcattagttTTACTTAAGACAGAAAAGTAGCAGCAAGTACCAAGACATTGTGCACTTCTTTTATTTAAGACAAGTTACTCATTTACATCAGAGTCAGAAATGTAAGACTGGCTTTCTTGAATACTTAACATAGCTTGAATCACTGGTTATGTAGGGGCATATTTTCCCAACTGTACATCAGGGAGGAGTGCTTTCATTAGTTTAAGAAAATGCAGACCCTCAGCCAGCCAGCATGACCATAGCATTGAGCATTAAGAGAAATGAAGCATTTACTTCCCAAGCACTTGCCACAGAAGGTAAGCGAGTCTTTACATTCGCAGTTGTTTCTTCCCTCCGTAAGTTAAGGGTTGTGCTTTGTTGAggcatttcagaaaaattttttgGCATGCCACTAGTGATACTTAGGGTCATAGGTGTTGGGGATGATTTTGTTGAACTAGTGAGGCTTGTGTTTGTAACCATTCCATCTTGGAGATGAATAGTTAGAGTTGCAGCTGCTGCTTCATGTGAATTGATGGTTTCTGTAGATGTATCTTCTGGATAGGGCACCAGAGCCTTATCAGTGCTAGTAAAGGTGGTGTCATTGCTTAATGTGACACCAAACGTTGTTTCCTTTGTTCGATATtgtttgggtattttggtcactttGGGTTGAGTTACCATACTCAGAGAGTTAATGGTGTCCACTGTCTGCATCCCACTTACAGTGAATAAACTTGAGGTAAATCCAGAAGGTGTGGGATATATGTTATGTTCCTTCAAAGATGATATCTGGTTAGAACAAGGAGTCCCTATCACATGGGCTTTTGTTTCCATCATCCACGTAAGTAAGTAAGTAATGTTTTGTTTGTGGTCACATGACCACCTGTTATTGTGAAGGGTTATCTCTTGCAACTGCAAGAGTTGATCAAAAGATTGATCTGGAATGAATGTGAACTTATTGTTGTGCAGGTAAAGATGTGTGAGATTTGTCAGGTTTATTAATGTTCCTGGAAGGATTTGTGTCAAGGAATTATTAGACAGGTCCACAGTGTGTAGTTTGGAGGGCATGTTGGTTGGAACTGTCCAAAGTTTGTTACTGCTGAGGTTGAGAACCTCAAGACTTCTTAGTGTATTTTTAATGAGGACAACCTTTTCCAGCATATTCTTAGAAACATCCAGATATTTAAGGTTCCACTGATAAGCAGTATCAGATTTGTCAAGAAGTTTAATATTGTTGTTAGCAGCAGACATGTTCCAGAGAGACCGAGGTAACTGAGCAGGCAGGCTTTCAAGCCTGTTGTTTGAAATGTCCAGGGTCCTCAGATTGGTATATTGGGTTAACTGGTTATGCAGATCAGTAAAGAGGTTATAAGACAGGTTTAAGTGTATAATATTCTCTTGGAGTCCAGATGGTAATGTAGTCAAGTTTCTGCCTGAACAGTCCACATGCCTGTGTCTCTCTGTACATATACATTGAAGAGGACAAATGCATAAAATACCAGGTGTGAGAAACAGGAGGATGAACAGGCAGGGAGACATTTTCAATATCTGATATTCCATCAAAGCCTGGAAACAAACAGATACACCCTTCTTTTAATATGCAAATACAATTTAAGCATCTGCATGGGTCAGTTAGCATTAGGCAAAATTTTCAATAAACCTCCTTGTTGCTGAGTCTTTTTATAATTGTTCCAGTGATTAAACTAACAAAGCTGCCCTTCATTTATAGTCCAAATGCCTAATCCTTCAATTGGGGCTATGTTGGTTGCAAGAGAgactccccccaccaccaccacacacacacacacaaacacacacacacacacacacacactctctctctctctctctctctctctctctctctctctctccctctcccctgcattttctcctttattttctcttttaccatatttttttcatattaatctTCTCAAAATCTTACTATGATAAAACAGCATTCTCTGCAAATAGAGTTGAAGTCTTAAGCTATTACTGTTTTTGGTAATATGCTTTCTTACTCAGATGGGAAAAAATGGCTGT
Proteins encoded in this region:
- the Omg gene encoding oligodendrocyte-myelin glycoprotein: MALMEYQILKMSPCLFILLFLTPGILCICPLQCICTERHRHVDCSGRNLTTLPSGLQENIIHLNLSYNLFTDLHNQLTQYTNLRTLDISNNRLESLPAQLPRSLWNMSAANNNIKLLDKSDTAYQWNLKYLDVSKNMLEKVVLIKNTLRSLEVLNLSSNKLWTVPTNMPSKLHTVDLSNNSLTQILPGTLINLTNLTHLYLHNNKFTFIPDQSFDQLLQLQEITLHNNRWSCDHKQNITYLLTWMMETKAHVIGTPCSNQISSLKEHNIYPTPSGFTSSLFTVSGMQTVDTINSLSMVTQPKVTKIPKQYRTKETTFGVTLSNDTTFTSTDKALVPYPEDTSTETINSHEAAAATLTIHLQDGMVTNTSLTSSTKSSPTPMTLSITSGMPKNFSEMPQQSTTLNLRREETTANVKTRLPSVASAWEVNASFLLMLNAMVMLAG